A region from the Rufibacter sp. DG15C genome encodes:
- the trxB gene encoding thioredoxin-disulfide reductase, protein METQKEKVKCLIIGSGPAGYTAAIYASRAGLKPVMYQGLQPGGQLTITNDVENYPGYPTGINGPQMMEDFKQQAERFGTDVRYGIATSVDFSGKPHKVTIDEQTEIEADTVILATGASAKWLGLESEARLNGSGVSACAVCDGFFYRGQEVAIVGAGDTACEEAHYLSNLCSKVYMIVRRDEMRASQIMQNRVKNTANIEILWNSVTEEILGEHAVEGARIKNTHTGEITEIKVTGFFVAIGHEPNSKIFQPYLEHDESGYLKTIPGTSKTNVDGVFACGDVQDNVYRQAVTAAGTGCMAALDAERYLASLEDH, encoded by the coding sequence ATGGAAACCCAGAAGGAAAAAGTAAAGTGTTTGATCATAGGGTCTGGACCGGCTGGCTATACCGCCGCCATCTATGCTTCCAGAGCTGGCTTGAAACCGGTGATGTACCAAGGCTTGCAACCTGGCGGCCAGTTGACCATCACCAATGACGTAGAGAACTACCCAGGCTATCCCACCGGCATCAACGGCCCACAGATGATGGAAGATTTCAAACAACAGGCTGAACGCTTCGGGACGGATGTCAGATATGGTATCGCCACATCGGTGGACTTCTCAGGGAAGCCTCATAAAGTGACCATTGATGAGCAAACCGAGATTGAGGCCGACACGGTCATTCTAGCCACCGGCGCCTCTGCCAAGTGGTTAGGCTTAGAGTCTGAAGCCAGACTGAACGGTAGCGGTGTTTCTGCCTGCGCCGTGTGTGACGGTTTCTTTTACCGCGGCCAAGAGGTAGCCATTGTGGGCGCTGGTGACACCGCCTGTGAAGAAGCCCATTACCTGTCTAACCTTTGCTCCAAGGTATACATGATTGTAAGACGTGACGAAATGCGCGCCTCACAGATCATGCAGAACCGCGTCAAGAACACGGCCAACATTGAAATCCTTTGGAACAGCGTCACTGAGGAAATCTTGGGAGAGCATGCGGTAGAAGGAGCCAGGATCAAGAACACCCATACCGGTGAAATCACAGAAATTAAAGTAACAGGTTTCTTTGTGGCCATTGGCCATGAGCCCAACTCCAAGATCTTCCAGCCTTACCTGGAGCATGATGAGAGTGGGTATCTAAAGACCATTCCGGGTACTTCTAAGACCAACGTAGACGGCGTCTTTGCCTGCGGCGACGTGCAGGACAACGTGTACCGCCAGGCCGTCACGGCGGCTGGAACCGGTTGTATGGCGGCTCTGGACGCTGAGCGTTATTTGGCCTCACTAGAAGATCATTAA
- a CDS encoding M23 family metallopeptidase: MLLRKIPFFLLLSLCTLLGQQAAVAQKGVKKDLFKGKAPKIKYVKPDTTVLIKHEELQENTDKKKAGFSPVRKLSIVSEDTSSLNLGEQSIVEMSEEVQMNDSVWVKIAGYYAIWDTHNINPYRKDGRTLKETVPIKLVDPAKNHHYKMPLVKTPVTSDFGFRGYRWHYGTDLDLDTGDSVKAAFDGVVRISKWDGGGYGNYLVVRHVNGLETLYGHLSKALVKPGQLVKAGQLLGKGGSTGRSSGPHLHYEVRYEGNPIDPEEIYNFPDYLLKGQNFEVTSALFNYYNKTKRSSSQPSRARRTVYHRVRSGEVLGSIARKYGVPVSQITRLNRISTRTTLKVGRSLRIK, translated from the coding sequence ATGCTTTTAAGAAAAATACCTTTCTTCCTGTTACTAAGTCTATGCACCTTGTTGGGGCAGCAGGCGGCCGTAGCCCAAAAAGGAGTTAAGAAGGACTTGTTCAAAGGCAAAGCGCCCAAGATCAAATACGTAAAGCCAGACACCACGGTCCTCATCAAACATGAGGAGCTGCAGGAAAACACAGACAAGAAGAAAGCCGGGTTCAGCCCGGTGCGCAAGCTTTCCATTGTCAGTGAAGACACTAGTTCTCTAAACCTTGGGGAGCAAAGCATTGTGGAGATGTCTGAAGAGGTGCAGATGAACGACAGTGTCTGGGTGAAGATTGCCGGGTATTACGCCATCTGGGACACGCACAACATCAACCCTTACCGCAAGGACGGCCGCACCCTAAAAGAGACGGTTCCAATTAAACTGGTAGACCCTGCCAAAAACCACCATTACAAGATGCCATTAGTTAAGACACCGGTTACCTCAGACTTTGGGTTTAGAGGCTACCGCTGGCACTATGGCACTGATTTGGACTTAGATACTGGCGACTCCGTGAAGGCAGCATTTGACGGCGTGGTCCGGATCTCTAAGTGGGATGGCGGTGGCTACGGCAACTACCTAGTTGTGCGCCATGTGAACGGTCTGGAGACCCTGTACGGCCACTTGAGCAAAGCCTTGGTAAAACCTGGGCAATTGGTAAAGGCGGGCCAGCTGTTAGGGAAGGGAGGAAGCACCGGCCGTAGCTCTGGTCCCCACTTGCACTATGAGGTACGCTACGAAGGCAATCCCATTGACCCAGAAGAGATTTACAACTTCCCAGATTATCTACTCAAAGGCCAGAACTTTGAAGTAACCTCGGCGCTGTTCAACTATTATAACAAGACCAAGCGCTCCTCCTCACAGCCCTCCAGAGCCAGAAGGACGGTGTATCATAGGGTAAGAAGCGGTGAAGTATTGGGTTCTATTGCGCGTAAGTATGGCGTGCCCGTTTCTCAGATTACTCGTTTGAACAGAATCTCCACCAGAACCACCTTGAAAGTAGGCCGTAGTCTACGCATAAAATAA
- the bshB1 gene encoding bacillithiol biosynthesis deacetylase BshB1, which yields MKLDLLAFASHPDDAELGCVGTILAHKAQGKKVGVIDLTRGELGTRGTPETRAQESADATRTLGLDARENLGLADGFFRNDEESQRKVIAMVRKYRPEVVLLNAIHDRHPDHGRGSQLVSEACFYAGLRQVKTQNEAGEEQEAWRPKAVYHYIQDRLITPDLIVDVTPYWEKKVEAIRAFKSQFFTTPNPEDNEPATYISSPEFMRFIEARALELGHAIGVTYGEGFTKERHIGVKSLFDLI from the coding sequence ATGAAACTAGACCTGTTGGCGTTTGCCTCGCACCCAGATGACGCTGAATTAGGCTGCGTGGGTACCATCTTGGCCCATAAAGCCCAAGGCAAAAAAGTGGGAGTCATAGATTTAACCCGCGGCGAACTAGGAACCAGAGGAACCCCTGAAACCAGAGCCCAGGAGTCTGCCGATGCCACTAGAACCTTAGGATTAGATGCCCGTGAGAATTTAGGATTGGCAGACGGCTTTTTTAGAAATGATGAGGAAAGCCAGCGCAAGGTCATTGCCATGGTGCGCAAGTACCGCCCCGAGGTTGTCTTGTTGAACGCCATCCATGACCGGCACCCAGACCATGGCCGCGGCAGCCAACTGGTGTCAGAGGCGTGTTTCTATGCGGGCTTGCGGCAGGTGAAAACCCAAAACGAGGCAGGAGAGGAGCAGGAAGCTTGGCGACCGAAGGCGGTCTACCATTACATTCAAGACAGGCTCATCACGCCAGACCTCATCGTGGATGTGACCCCGTATTGGGAAAAGAAAGTTGAAGCCATCAGAGCTTTCAAGTCTCAGTTCTTCACTACACCCAATCCAGAAGACAACGAACCGGCTACATACATTTCCAGCCCCGAGTTTATGCGGTTCATAGAAGCAAGAGCCTTAGAACTGGGACACGCCATTGGCGTCACTTATGGCGAAGGATTTACCAAGGAAAGGCATATTGGCGTTAAAAGCCTGTTTGATTTAATCTAG
- the accC gene encoding acetyl-CoA carboxylase biotin carboxylase subunit — protein sequence MKKINKILVANRGEIALRVMRSAKEMGIKTVAIYSEADRQALHVRFADEAVCVGPPPSNQSYLRGDVILEVCKNLGVDAIHPGYGFLSENAGFAKMAEEAGIIFIGPSPEAIDLMGSKLAAKAAVATYNIPMVPGTEGAITDVEEAKTIATSIGFPILIKASAGGGGKGMRVVENVEEFEQQMSMAVSEATSAFGDGSVFIEKYIGSPRHIEIQVLGDTHGNIVHLFERECSIQRRHQKVIEEAPSAILTPELRAEMGRCAVNVAKACDYKGAGTVEFLVDENLNFYFLEMNTRLQVEHPVTEQITGLDLVKEQIKVAQGEPLSFTQEDLTITGHAMELRVYAEDPTNNFLPDIGTLTTYKRPQGLGVRVDDGFEEGMEIPIYYDPMIAKLVTYGKDRQEAIEKMIRAIDEYQITGIETTLPFGKFVMEHEAFRSGNFDTKFINRYFTDPSVLRSAPNPDEEEIAAVLAAIFSGQAKTAQTATSTETSAQATGGMSDWRKNRLK from the coding sequence ATGAAAAAAATAAATAAAATTTTGGTAGCCAACCGCGGCGAAATTGCCTTGCGCGTCATGCGCTCTGCCAAGGAAATGGGCATCAAAACCGTAGCCATCTACTCAGAGGCAGACCGCCAGGCCTTGCACGTGCGCTTCGCGGATGAGGCTGTTTGCGTGGGGCCTCCCCCTTCTAACCAATCCTATCTGCGCGGTGATGTCATCCTAGAAGTTTGTAAAAACTTGGGCGTGGACGCCATTCACCCGGGCTATGGTTTCCTCTCTGAGAATGCAGGTTTCGCTAAAATGGCCGAGGAAGCGGGAATTATCTTCATTGGCCCGTCACCGGAAGCCATTGACCTGATGGGCAGTAAGCTGGCCGCCAAGGCCGCCGTGGCCACGTATAACATTCCCATGGTTCCAGGCACCGAAGGCGCCATCACGGACGTGGAAGAAGCCAAGACCATTGCCACCAGCATAGGTTTCCCAATCTTGATTAAAGCCAGTGCCGGGGGTGGCGGAAAAGGAATGCGAGTGGTGGAGAACGTAGAGGAGTTTGAGCAGCAAATGTCCATGGCTGTGAGTGAGGCTACCTCGGCGTTTGGCGACGGCTCTGTTTTTATTGAGAAGTACATTGGTTCACCCAGGCATATTGAAATTCAAGTATTAGGTGATACGCATGGCAACATCGTTCATTTGTTTGAGCGCGAATGCTCTATCCAGCGCCGTCACCAGAAAGTGATTGAAGAAGCTCCTTCGGCTATCCTTACACCCGAACTGCGCGCCGAAATGGGCCGCTGCGCCGTAAACGTGGCCAAGGCCTGTGATTACAAAGGCGCCGGGACCGTGGAATTCTTGGTGGATGAGAACCTTAACTTTTACTTCCTGGAAATGAACACGCGTTTGCAGGTAGAGCACCCAGTTACGGAACAAATCACTGGCCTGGATTTAGTGAAAGAACAGATTAAAGTAGCCCAAGGTGAACCTCTTTCCTTCACCCAGGAAGACCTGACCATCACCGGCCACGCCATGGAACTACGCGTATACGCCGAGGATCCCACCAATAACTTCTTGCCAGACATAGGAACCTTAACCACTTACAAGCGTCCACAAGGATTAGGCGTGCGCGTGGATGATGGTTTTGAGGAAGGCATGGAGATTCCTATCTATTATGACCCGATGATCGCCAAATTGGTGACCTATGGCAAAGACCGCCAAGAAGCTATTGAGAAAATGATCAGGGCTATTGATGAGTACCAGATCACCGGTATTGAGACAACTTTGCCGTTTGGTAAATTTGTGATGGAACATGAGGCTTTCCGGTCTGGCAACTTTGACACCAAGTTCATCAACCGCTACTTCACAGACCCATCTGTTTTAAGATCGGCTCCTAATCCAGACGAAGAAGAGATTGCCGCCGTGCTGGCCGCTATTTTCTCTGGTCAAGCTAAAACAGCACAAACGGCAACGTCAACTGAAACTTCTGCCCAAGCTACAGGCGGTATGTCTGACTGGCGGAAGAATAGACTGAAATAG
- a CDS encoding aminotransferase class I/II-fold pyridoxal phosphate-dependent enzyme, translating to MDLFEKLLANRGPLGSHSHYAHGYFTFPKLEGEIAPRMTFRGKQVLTWSLNNYLGLANHPEVRKADADAAAEFGMALPMGARIMSGNSNNHERLESELAEFVQKEDAFLLNFGYQGVVSIIDALVDRHDVIVYDAESHACIIDGVRLHQGKRFVYQHNDMESLEKQLQRATRLTNESGGAILVISEGVFGMSGNLGDLQGIIALKEKYSFRLFIDDAHGFGTMGTTGAGTGEHLGVQDGIDIYFSTFAKSMASIGAFVASNEDVITYLRYNMRSQTYAKSLPMTLVVGALKRLELLRSKPELKDNLWTIVKALQSGLREKGFNIGTTTSPVTPVLLNGQIPDATALTLDLRENYNIFCSIVVYPVVPKDVIMLRLIPTAAHTLEDVAETIAAFEAIASKLDKGLYSKTTVTA from the coding sequence GTGGATTTATTTGAAAAGTTATTAGCCAACCGCGGACCGCTTGGCAGCCATTCACACTATGCTCACGGTTATTTCACGTTCCCAAAATTAGAAGGAGAGATTGCTCCCCGCATGACGTTCAGGGGCAAACAGGTGTTGACCTGGAGCTTGAATAACTACCTGGGCTTAGCCAACCACCCAGAAGTGCGCAAGGCAGATGCTGACGCCGCCGCTGAGTTTGGAATGGCCCTGCCTATGGGCGCCCGCATCATGTCTGGTAACTCAAATAACCATGAGCGTCTAGAAAGCGAGCTAGCCGAGTTTGTGCAGAAGGAAGATGCTTTCTTATTGAACTTCGGATACCAAGGCGTAGTGTCCATCATTGACGCCTTAGTGGATCGTCATGACGTGATTGTGTACGATGCCGAGTCTCATGCCTGCATCATTGACGGTGTCCGTCTGCACCAAGGCAAGCGCTTTGTGTACCAGCACAACGACATGGAAAGCCTGGAGAAGCAATTGCAGCGCGCCACGCGCTTGACCAATGAGTCTGGTGGAGCCATCCTGGTGATCTCTGAAGGCGTGTTTGGCATGAGCGGCAATCTAGGCGACTTGCAAGGCATCATTGCCCTGAAAGAGAAATATAGCTTTAGACTGTTCATTGACGATGCTCATGGTTTTGGTACGATGGGTACCACCGGTGCGGGCACGGGTGAACACCTAGGCGTGCAGGATGGCATTGACATCTACTTCTCTACGTTTGCCAAGTCTATGGCCAGCATTGGTGCATTTGTGGCTAGCAATGAAGATGTAATCACTTACCTGCGCTACAACATGCGCTCTCAGACCTACGCTAAGTCATTGCCTATGACGCTAGTGGTGGGTGCTTTGAAGCGTTTAGAGTTATTGCGTTCTAAGCCTGAGTTGAAAGACAATCTTTGGACCATTGTAAAAGCATTGCAATCTGGTCTGCGTGAGAAAGGATTTAACATTGGTACCACCACGTCACCAGTGACACCGGTGTTGTTGAACGGCCAGATTCCAGACGCTACTGCCTTGACGTTGGACCTGCGTGAGAACTACAACATCTTCTGTTCCATTGTTGTGTACCCAGTAGTACCTAAGGATGTGATCATGTTGCGTTTGATCCCAACGGCTGCGCACACCCTAGAGGATGTGGCTGAGACCATCGCTGCCTTTGAAGCCATCGCTTCTAAATTAGACAAGGGACTTTACTCAAAAACTACGGTTACAGCCTAG
- a CDS encoding histone H1 translates to MNNFSKIKDLVLSLEGDFEKFYDKGNSAAGTRVRKGMQDLKNMAQDIRKEVQDMKNSEGAEKK, encoded by the coding sequence ATGAACAATTTTTCTAAAATTAAGGACCTGGTTCTGTCTCTAGAAGGTGACTTTGAGAAGTTCTATGACAAAGGCAATTCAGCAGCTGGTACTCGCGTGAGAAAAGGTATGCAGGATTTGAAAAACATGGCTCAGGACATCCGTAAGGAAGTACAGGACATGAAGAACAGCGAAGGTGCTGAGAAAAAATAA
- the tyrS gene encoding tyrosine--tRNA ligase gives MNLIEELRWRGMLQDTMPGTEEQLQKEMTTAYIGFDPTASSLHIGNLATIMLLVHLQRAGHKPVALVGGATGMIGDPSGKSAERNLLSEDVLRDNQAGIKKQLEKFLNFGNVPNAAEMVNNYDWFKEFSFLDFLRHVGKHLTVNYMMKKDSVKKRITAQEGEDGAEGLSFTEFSYQLLQGYDYMHLYKHKNVRLQMGGSDQWGNITSGTELIRRMEGGKAYALTTPLVTKADGSKFGKSESGNVWLDPVMTSPYKFYQFWLNVGDDEAENLIKRFTLLTQEEIAALVEEHAQAPHLRVLQKALAKEVTTTVHSAEEFESAVEASQILFGKGDLETLRGLPESTLLAVFEGVPQIEISKENLANGAQAVDFLSELTQNQIFESKGEAKKMIQNGGVSINRQKVATPDETITSDLLQGKYLVVQKGKKNYYLVKAL, from the coding sequence ATGAATTTGATTGAAGAACTGCGCTGGCGCGGAATGTTACAAGACACCATGCCAGGCACAGAAGAACAACTGCAGAAAGAGATGACCACGGCCTACATTGGCTTTGACCCCACGGCATCTTCGCTGCACATAGGCAACCTGGCCACCATCATGCTGTTGGTGCACCTGCAGCGCGCTGGACACAAGCCTGTCGCTTTGGTGGGCGGTGCCACGGGTATGATTGGTGACCCTTCCGGTAAATCAGCGGAGCGTAACCTCTTGTCTGAGGATGTTTTGAGAGACAACCAAGCCGGCATTAAAAAGCAGTTGGAGAAGTTCCTGAACTTCGGGAATGTGCCCAACGCGGCAGAGATGGTCAACAACTATGACTGGTTCAAAGAGTTCTCCTTCCTGGACTTCTTGCGCCATGTGGGCAAGCACCTCACGGTGAACTACATGATGAAGAAAGACTCCGTCAAAAAGCGCATCACCGCGCAGGAAGGCGAAGACGGCGCCGAAGGTCTTTCGTTCACGGAGTTCTCTTACCAGTTGTTGCAGGGATATGACTACATGCACCTGTACAAACACAAGAATGTGCGCCTGCAGATGGGTGGCTCTGACCAGTGGGGAAACATCACCTCTGGCACTGAGCTCATAAGACGCATGGAAGGCGGCAAGGCTTATGCCTTGACCACTCCTTTGGTGACCAAGGCAGACGGCAGCAAGTTTGGTAAGTCTGAAAGCGGCAACGTGTGGTTGGACCCTGTCATGACCAGCCCCTACAAGTTTTACCAGTTCTGGCTGAACGTAGGAGATGACGAAGCCGAGAACCTGATTAAGCGCTTTACTTTGCTAACGCAGGAAGAAATTGCTGCTTTAGTAGAAGAGCACGCCCAAGCACCGCACCTACGCGTCCTGCAGAAAGCCTTAGCCAAGGAAGTGACTACCACAGTGCACTCGGCTGAGGAGTTTGAGAGCGCGGTGGAGGCTTCGCAGATTCTGTTTGGCAAGGGCGATTTGGAGACGTTGCGCGGTTTGCCAGAGTCTACCCTGCTGGCCGTTTTTGAAGGCGTTCCGCAGATAGAAATTTCTAAAGAAAATTTAGCAAACGGCGCCCAAGCCGTGGATTTCTTGTCTGAATTGACCCAAAACCAGATTTTTGAGTCAAAAGGCGAAGCCAAGAAAATGATCCAGAACGGAGGCGTGAGCATTAACCGCCAGAAGGTGGCTACGCCTGATGAAACCATCACTTCTGACCTGCTACAAGGCAAATACCTGGTAGTGCAGAAAGGCAAAAAGAATTATTATTTGGTAAAGGCGCTTTAG
- the holA gene encoding DNA polymerase III subunit delta, translating to MALTADDILNQLKNREFAPVYFLQGEEPYYIDLISDYIEQHALNDMEKGFNQVVMYGKDTDISNVLLQAKRFPMMSDRQVVIVKEAQNLQNLEADPEKDPAAKQLDAYLANPLPSTILVFCHKHKVLDGRKRLSKVLSKQAVLLTTKKLYDNQVPAWITSYLKSKNLQATPQAVMMLAEYIGADLSRLTNEIEKLTINLKPGQTIDDGVVQENIGISKEFNIFELQTAIIKQDVLKANRILNYFASNPKDNPLIPNLVLLFSFFSKLLTLHMLPQVNEQTVAKSLGNRGFLAKEYMLALRNYPYRRVLQIIGFLRKADLQSKGVEGGSLPDDAILKELVFKIIHPVPVIK from the coding sequence ATGGCGCTGACCGCTGACGATATTCTTAATCAACTCAAGAACCGCGAATTTGCCCCAGTGTATTTTCTTCAGGGCGAAGAACCGTACTACATTGACCTCATCTCTGATTACATAGAGCAACACGCTTTAAATGACATGGAGAAAGGTTTCAACCAGGTAGTGATGTACGGCAAGGACACGGACATCTCTAATGTGTTATTGCAGGCCAAGCGGTTTCCTATGATGTCTGATAGACAAGTGGTCATTGTCAAGGAAGCCCAGAACCTGCAGAACCTGGAAGCCGACCCAGAGAAAGATCCGGCGGCCAAGCAACTGGATGCCTATCTGGCCAATCCGCTGCCGTCCACCATTCTGGTGTTCTGCCACAAGCACAAAGTCTTGGACGGCCGTAAACGCTTGAGCAAGGTGTTGAGCAAGCAAGCCGTGCTACTCACTACCAAGAAGCTGTATGACAACCAGGTGCCCGCCTGGATCACCAGTTACCTCAAGTCCAAGAACCTGCAGGCCACGCCGCAGGCCGTCATGATGCTGGCAGAATACATTGGCGCCGACTTGTCCAGGCTCACCAATGAGATTGAGAAACTCACCATCAACCTCAAGCCCGGCCAGACCATTGATGACGGCGTGGTGCAGGAAAACATAGGCATCAGCAAGGAGTTCAACATCTTTGAGTTGCAGACCGCCATTATCAAACAGGATGTGCTCAAGGCTAACCGCATCTTGAACTACTTCGCGTCCAATCCCAAAGACAACCCTTTGATTCCTAACCTGGTTTTGCTGTTTTCGTTCTTCTCTAAGCTGTTGACCCTGCACATGCTACCGCAGGTGAACGAGCAGACGGTGGCTAAGAGCTTGGGCAACCGCGGCTTTCTGGCCAAGGAATACATGCTGGCCCTTAGAAACTACCCGTACCGCAGGGTGCTGCAGATCATCGGGTTTCTGAGAAAGGCAGATTTGCAGAGCAAAGGCGTGGAGGGCGGCAGCCTGCCCGACGATGCCATTTTAAAGGAGCTGGTTTTCAAAATCATCCATCCGGTGCCCGTGATCAAGTAA